In Deltaproteobacteria bacterium, a single window of DNA contains:
- a CDS encoding ABC transporter permease, with protein sequence MLKLIRELLENVRIAVVALTGNRLRTVLTLLGIGIGVATLIAIFGIIQGLNSSFSSQLDALGSSSLTISQRPWIMGPQNWWKFRNRPRVTIRDFQEVKRQSQLANAVAPSVGDSYEIKWGDKSIPTVQTVGTTEDFSVARGTFPHVGRFISDTDNDLRQRVVVLGPDVSDPLFGSSEAAVGHWIQIGRERYQVIGVLDRRGKLLGQSLDLIAIVPFETFRNDFGARRGINIAVSATDPKALDALEDETTTILRRVRGLRPEQDDNFTINRQEQFTKLYDQLTGTLYAVALGVGLITLVVGGIGIMNIMLVSVRERTREIGVRRALGARKRTIVTQFLFESVAVSLAGGGAGTALGLTVAHLVGELTPLAAAVTPSGILLGVAFSTVVGVLFGIWPAWSAANLDPVEALRYE encoded by the coding sequence TGAAGCTGATTCGCGAGCTCCTGGAGAACGTCCGCATCGCGGTGGTCGCCTTGACCGGCAACCGCTTGCGGACCGTGCTCACCTTGCTCGGCATCGGCATCGGCGTGGCCACGCTCATCGCCATCTTCGGGATCATCCAGGGACTGAACAGCAGCTTCTCCAGCCAGCTGGATGCGCTGGGAAGCTCGAGCCTCACCATCTCGCAGCGCCCGTGGATCATGGGCCCGCAGAACTGGTGGAAGTTCCGCAACCGCCCGCGCGTGACCATCCGCGACTTCCAGGAAGTGAAGCGCCAGAGCCAGCTCGCGAACGCCGTGGCGCCGAGCGTGGGCGACTCGTACGAGATCAAGTGGGGGGACAAGAGCATCCCCACGGTGCAGACCGTGGGCACCACCGAGGACTTCTCCGTCGCCCGCGGCACCTTTCCGCACGTGGGCCGCTTCATCTCCGACACCGACAACGATCTCCGCCAGCGCGTGGTGGTGCTCGGCCCCGACGTGTCCGACCCGCTCTTCGGCAGCAGCGAAGCGGCCGTCGGCCACTGGATCCAGATTGGCCGCGAGCGCTACCAGGTGATCGGCGTGCTCGATCGCCGCGGCAAGCTGCTGGGCCAGAGCCTCGATCTCATCGCCATCGTGCCGTTCGAGACCTTCCGCAATGACTTCGGCGCCCGGCGCGGCATCAACATCGCCGTCTCCGCCACCGACCCCAAGGCGCTCGACGCCCTCGAGGATGAGACCACCACCATCCTGCGCCGCGTGCGCGGCCTGCGCCCCGAGCAGGACGACAACTTCACCATCAACCGCCAGGAGCAGTTCACCAAGCTCTACGACCAGCTCACCGGCACGCTCTACGCGGTGGCGCTGGGCGTGGGCCTCATCACGCTGGTGGTGGGCGGCATTGGCATCATGAACATCATGCTGGTCTCGGTGCGCGAGCGGACGCGCGAGATCGGCGTGCGGCGGGCGCTGGGCGCGCGCAAGCGCACCATCGTCACCCAGTTCCTCTTCGAGAGCGTGGCGGTGAGCCTCGCGGGTGGCGGCGCGGGCACGGCGCTGGGCCTGACGGTCGCGCACCTGGTGGGCGAGCTCACGCCGCTCGCTGCGGCAGTCACGCCGTCCGGCATCCTGCTCGGTGTGGCCTTCAGCACGGTGGTGGGTGTGCTCTTCGGCATCTGGCCGGCGTGGAGCGCGGCCAACCTGGACCCGGTGGAAGCGCTTCGCTACGAGTGA
- a CDS encoding ABC transporter permease — MVALWDTLMLAFRALSASKLRSALTLLGIIIGVTTVVAMMALIEGLRNKVDEQLAGLGAGVFQVQKWPHGPNSKDWHIFAKRKDLTMADAALLRTLPSVAQVGCEAWEGAKKVSSHFASTSANQVIVGATPEFLENNGLNLAHGRFLTDDDILDERPVAVIGYDVVDTLFPGQEPVGQEIIMAGAVYRVVGVFARQGAGLFGDSQDNIVALPITQFFLHYGKARSLNITIKAKDPKLMSVAQDEVVGALRRRRQVAPTAENDFEMFNNETAAETFNNLSKTISAATVGVCLLSLLVGGIGVLNIMLVSVSERTSEIGVRKALGARKRRILMQFTVEAIVLSLLGGAIGVLLGVGISVGVRELTQIPTEVPIWAVGLGLGVSTLTGLIFGIYPASRAARLDPALAMRAS; from the coding sequence ATGGTCGCGCTCTGGGACACCTTGATGCTGGCCTTCCGCGCCCTCAGCGCCAGCAAGCTGCGCTCGGCGCTCACCCTGCTGGGCATCATCATCGGCGTGACCACGGTCGTGGCGATGATGGCGCTCATCGAGGGCCTGCGGAACAAGGTCGACGAGCAGCTCGCGGGCCTGGGCGCCGGCGTGTTCCAGGTGCAGAAGTGGCCGCACGGTCCCAATTCGAAGGACTGGCACATCTTCGCCAAGCGCAAGGACCTGACCATGGCCGACGCGGCGCTCCTGCGCACGCTGCCGAGCGTGGCCCAGGTGGGCTGCGAGGCCTGGGAGGGCGCGAAGAAGGTGTCGAGCCACTTCGCCAGCACCTCGGCGAACCAGGTGATCGTGGGCGCCACGCCCGAGTTCCTGGAGAACAACGGCCTCAACCTCGCCCACGGCCGCTTCCTCACCGACGACGACATCCTCGACGAGCGCCCGGTGGCCGTCATCGGCTACGACGTGGTGGACACGCTCTTCCCCGGGCAGGAGCCGGTCGGCCAGGAGATCATCATGGCCGGCGCGGTGTACCGCGTGGTGGGCGTGTTCGCGCGGCAGGGCGCGGGGCTCTTCGGCGACTCGCAGGACAACATCGTCGCGCTGCCCATCACCCAGTTCTTCCTGCACTACGGCAAGGCGCGCTCGCTCAACATCACCATCAAGGCCAAGGACCCGAAGCTCATGTCCGTGGCGCAAGATGAAGTGGTGGGCGCGCTTCGTCGCCGCAGGCAGGTGGCGCCGACCGCCGAGAACGACTTCGAGATGTTCAACAACGAGACGGCCGCCGAGACCTTCAACAACCTCTCCAAGACCATCTCCGCGGCCACGGTGGGCGTATGCCTGTTGAGCCTGCTCGTGGGCGGCATCGGCGTGCTCAACATCATGCTCGTGTCGGTGAGCGAGCGGACCAGCGAGATTGGCGTGCGCAAGGCGCTGGGGGCGCGCAAGCGCCGCATCCTCATGCAGTTCACGGTGGAGGCCATCGTGCTCTCGCTGCTGGGCGGCGCCATCGGCGTGCTGCTCGGCGTGGGCATCTCCGTGGGCGTGCGCGAGCTGACCCAGATCCCCACCGAGGTGCCGATCTGGGCGGTGGGGCTCGGGCTTGGAGTGAGCACGCTCACCGGGCTCATCTTCGGCATCTACCCGGCGTCGCGCGCCGCGCGGCTGGATCCCGCGCTGGCCATGCGGGCGAGCTGA